The genome window GGTATGCTCGCCCGGGCACCCCGGGGTCCCGGACTTCATCTGCTGCAGGCGGACGCCGCGTCCCTCCCCCTCGCAGATTCCTGCACTGACGTCCTCTTCTCCTCGTTCGGCGGCTACCCGTTCCTGCCCGACCTGGGCGCCGCCGTCACGGAGATCTCCCGGGTCCTGCGCCCGGGGGGACGCGCCGTCATCGCAGCAAACCACCCCACCGCCTGGATCTTCCCCGATGACCCCGACGCGCTCACGGCGTCCATCCCCTATTTCCAGGACGCCTACCTCGAGTGGGACGACGGGGAGCTGCACTACGCAGAGTTCCACCACACCATGGGCGACTGGGTCCGGGCGATCGCCGTCGCCGGACTGACGCTGGTGGACCTCATCGAACCGCAATGGCGGGACGGCACCCCGACGTGGGGTCAGTGGTCGGCATCCCGGGGACATGTCTTTCCGGGTACCGCGATATTCGTCATGGAGAACTGACCGGGCTCCCGACCCTGCTCAGCCCCGCACCGGGCGGACACTGACCTCTTCGACCATGGCCTCCTCCGTGGCGTCCACCGCGAGCCGGACCGCCGCGGCGACGGACTCCGGACGGACATACCGGGCACCGTCGTAGGCGGTGTTTCCGCGCGCGGTCTGCAGCGCGACCTGCATCTCCGTGTCGACCCGGCCGGGGTGCACCGACGTGACACGGATCTTCCCCCGTTCCTCCTCTCGCAGTGCGTCGGTGAACGCCCGCAGGGCGAACTTCGAGCCGGCGTACTGGGACATCCCGGGGGCGGAGCGGTGCCCGGAGCCGGAATTGACCGTGATGACGGCGCCACCTGCGGCACGCAGCGCCGGCAGCAGCAGTCGGGTGAGATCGGCGACGCCGAAGACATTAACCCGGAACATGCGCTCCCAGTCCTCCCAGGACGCCGCGTCCACCGGCGTCTCCCAGGACAGCCCGGCCGAATGGACCAGCACGTCGAGACGGTCCAGATCCAGCTCCGCCACCGCTGCGGCGATGGACGCCGGGTCACCGAGGTCCGCGTCCTCGCTGGACCAGGAGATGACGCGGTGGGTCCGTTCCAGGTCCGCGACCACCGCCGCACCGATACCACGGGAACCACCGGTGACGAGTGCCACCGGTCGTGCCGATGGAATGGCGGGGGCGGACGTGCTGTTGGCTGTAGTGTCGCTCATGATCCCCGAGCCTAATCATCAGGCCACATTTCCGACGGAAGGACTCACATGTTCGGAACCGCACTCACCACCCTCATCCTCGGTGCCATCGCTGGCCTCGGCGCCTGGTGGGCAGCCGACCAGAACCGGTGGGGCTGGTCCACCGTCCTCGGAGTGATCACTCTTATCTTCGCCGTCACCGCGATCACCACCGCCTTCGCCGGTGCCGTCGCCCTGGTCTTCAGGCTGCTGCCGATCCTGCTGTTCATCCTGGTCGGCTGGCTGGGGATCAAGCAGCTGCAGAAGAAATGACCTCCGGCAGCTTCGGGGGAAGCTGTGAATCCTGGGAGAAGGCGGGTAGCGGACTGGTGAGAGGGCTCCGGTTCGTCCAGGAAACAGGGACGGGACTGACGGGGGAACTTCACGGTCACTGCAGGTCTGCTTCGTAGATTGAAGTCATTCCGATCCACCCCCCAGACCAGGAGTGAC of Corynebacterium terpenotabidum Y-11 contains these proteins:
- a CDS encoding SDR family oxidoreductase, whose protein sequence is MSDTTANSTSAPAIPSARPVALVTGGSRGIGAAVVADLERTHRVISWSSEDADLGDPASIAAAVAELDLDRLDVLVHSAGLSWETPVDAASWEDWERMFRVNVFGVADLTRLLLPALRAAGGAVITVNSGSGHRSAPGMSQYAGSKFALRAFTDALREEERGKIRVTSVHPGRVDTEMQVALQTARGNTAYDGARYVRPESVAAAVRLAVDATEEAMVEEVSVRPVRG
- a CDS encoding class I SAM-dependent methyltransferase; this encodes MDAAQAGVQRRHWDADAARYHEDHGDYLDTFHWCPERLTEDEARLLGQPEDLAGSTVVEIGCGSAPCAAWVARHTDAQVIGLDISAGMLARAPRGPGLHLLQADAASLPLADSCTDVLFSSFGGYPFLPDLGAAVTEISRVLRPGGRAVIAANHPTAWIFPDDPDALTASIPYFQDAYLEWDDGELHYAEFHHTMGDWVRAIAVAGLTLVDLIEPQWRDGTPTWGQWSASRGHVFPGTAIFVMEN